One window of Mus caroli chromosome 11, CAROLI_EIJ_v1.1, whole genome shotgun sequence genomic DNA carries:
- the Tubd1 gene encoding tubulin delta chain, with translation MSIVTVQLGQCGNQIGFEVFDALFRDSHCSQGLCSKRENEAYQASCRERFFREEENGVPVARAVLVDMEPKVINQTLSKAAQSGRWNYGQHTSFCQKQGSGNNWAYGYSVHGPKHEESIMNLIQTEVEKCDSLSGFFIIMSMAGGTGSGLGAFITQKLQDQYSSALKMNQIIWPYGTGEVIVQNYNSILTLSHLYRSSAALLIHENDAVHKICAKRMNIKQISFRDLNQVLAHQLGSVFQPTYAEDSSLHYRRNPLGDLMEHLVPHPEFKMLGVRNIPQMSAASLAYSTFTWAGLLKHLRQMLISRAKMEEGINWQVRPPLSSLPLIGKASAHKEHHFNTSLANLVVLRGREVHSADVEGFKDPALYTSWLEPVDAFSVWKTQRAFDKYEKSAALVSNSQLLVKPLDMIVGKAWNMFSSKAYIHQYTKFGMEEEDFLDSFALLEQVVASYGSL, from the exons ATGTCGATAGTGACAGTACAGCTGGGGCAGTGTGGCAACCAGATTGGCTTTGAAGTGTTTGATGCTTTATTTAGAGACTCACACTGTTCCCAGGGACTCTGTTCTAAGAGGGAAAACGAGGCATATCAAGCATCCTGCAGAGAAAGAtttttcagagaggaagaaaatggag TTCCAGTTGCCCGGGCTGTTCTTGTTGACATGGAACCTAAAGTTATCAATCAAACCCTATCAAAAGCTGCCCAGTCTGGCCGATGGAATTATGGTCAGCACACGAGCTTTTGTCAGAAACAAGGATCTGGGAACAACTGGGCATACGG TTACTCTGTGCATGGACCGAAGCATGAAGAATCTATAATGAACTTAATCCAAACAGAAGTGGAGAAATGTGACTCTTTGAGTGGATTTTTCATCATAATGAGTATGGCCGGGGGAACAGGATCAGGGCTGGGAGCCTTCATTACGCAGAAGCTACAAGATCAGTACTCTAGTGCCTTGAAAATGAACCAGATTATATGGCCTTATGGAACGGGTGAG GTCATTGTGCAGAACTACAACTCCATCTTGACTCTCTCTCACCTGTACCGGTCTTCAGCTGCCCTGCTCATTCACGAGAATGACGCTGTCCATAAGATCTGTGCCAAACGGATGAACATCAAGCAGATCTCCTTCAGAGACTTAAATCAAGTTCTTGCCCACCAGCTGGGGAGTGTGTTCCAGCCTACATACGCTGAGGACAGCTCACTTCACTACCGCAGAAATCCACTAG GAGACTTAATGGAGCATTTAGTTCCCCACCCTGAATTTAAGATGCTGGGTGTCCGTAACATTCCTCAGATGTCTGCGGCGTCTCTGGCATACAGCACGTTTACCTGGGCTGGCCTCCTCAAGCATTTAAGACAGATGCTTATTTCCAGGGCGAAAATGGAAGAAG GTATCAACTGGCAGGTGCGGCCTCCTCTGTCAAGCCTTCCACTTATTGGCAAAGCGTCTGCTCACAAGGAGCATCATTTTAACACTTCTCTTGCTAACTTGGTCGTCCTCCGAGGGAGAGAGGTGCACAGTGCAGACGTAG AGGGATTTAAAGACCCAGCTCTCTACACTTCCTGGTTGGAGCCTGTTGATGCTTTCAGTGTGTGGAAAACCCAGCGAGCCTTTGACAAGTATGAGAAGTCTGCAGCCCTGGTCAGCAACAGCCAGCTCTTAGTAAAGCCACTGGATATGATTGTGGGCAAGGCGTGGAATATGTTCTCATCCAA AGCCTATATCCATCAGTACACAAAATTTGGAATGGAGGAAGAAGACTTTTTGGACAGCTTTGCATTGTTGGAGCAAGTTGTTGCCAGTTATGGTAGTCTTTGA